One segment of Meriones unguiculatus strain TT.TT164.6M chromosome X, Bangor_MerUng_6.1, whole genome shotgun sequence DNA contains the following:
- the LOC110562537 gene encoding EKC/KEOPS complex subunit Lage3, translating to MLRLSAAVLVMLAQWQLGTVAVIPSGAHPVVAGAPEASRSSSKSTMPFTQRPGIQHHRFALIVPFPTSLEAEIACGSLAPDVEPHRGLVGKELKVSGSMLEVHWIAEDSRLLRISIMNFLDQLSLVVNTIQHFGPPISC from the exons ATGCTCCGACTGTCTGCTGCTGTCCTGGTGATGCTGGCACAGTGGCAGTTAGGCACAGTGGCAGTTATTCCCAGTGGAGCTCACCCTGTTGTTGCAGGAGCACCGGAAGCCTCCCGGAGTTCCAGCAAAAGCACCATGCCTTTTACACAAAGGCCTGGGATCCAACATCACAGATT CGCCCTCATCGTGCCTTTCCCGACTTCTTTGGAGGCAGAAATCGCCTGTGGGTCCTTAGCTCCTGATGTCGAACCACACCGAGGACTGGTAGGGAAGGAGCTTAAAGTGAGCGGCAGCATGCTGGAGGT aCACTGGATCGCAGAAGATTCTCGCCTCCTCCGAATTTCCATCATGAACTTTCTTGACCAGCTTTCTCTAGTGGTGAACACCATACAGCACTTTGGGCCCCCTATTTCCTGTTAA